In Streptomyces sclerotialus, one genomic interval encodes:
- a CDS encoding class F sortase, whose product MPNEHLAAAGGYSRLLTGVIWAVLLLGLWVWGRGPADGQLPSATTGDVAAVGRPLLQELPRALAPLPAARPTAVGIGALGMAHADVVPSGPGTRRVVPPDREQGDVVWDASGPQPGRPGVAVLTGRGGTGPARGAFAGLAEVHAGETVRVARSDGSIAEFTVEDVTVHPAGPSGARRIEAPHERGRAELRLVTDDRPRTVVAAYLTAVSGP is encoded by the coding sequence ATGCCGAATGAGCACCTCGCCGCCGCCGGCGGATACAGCCGGCTGCTGACCGGCGTGATCTGGGCGGTGCTGCTGCTCGGGCTGTGGGTCTGGGGACGCGGCCCGGCCGACGGACAGCTGCCGTCCGCCACCACCGGCGACGTCGCCGCGGTGGGCCGCCCGCTGCTCCAGGAACTTCCCCGCGCGCTCGCCCCGCTGCCCGCCGCCCGGCCCACCGCCGTCGGCATCGGCGCGCTGGGCATGGCACACGCGGACGTGGTCCCGAGCGGCCCGGGCACCCGGCGCGTGGTGCCGCCGGACCGTGAGCAGGGCGACGTGGTCTGGGACGCGTCGGGACCGCAGCCGGGACGGCCGGGCGTGGCGGTGCTGACCGGGCGCGGCGGCACCGGGCCCGCGCGTGGCGCCTTCGCCGGGCTGGCCGAGGTCCATGCGGGAGAGACCGTACGGGTCGCCCGGTCGGACGGCAGCATCGCGGAGTTCACCGTCGAGGACGTGACGGTTCACCCGGCCGGCCCCTCCGGAGCGCGGCGGATCGAGGCCCCGCACGAACGCGGCCGCGCCGAACTCCGGCTCGTCACCGACGACCGGCCGCGCACCGTGGTCGCCGCCTACCTGACCGCCGTCAGCGGTCCCTGA
- a CDS encoding HAD-IIA family hydrolase — translation MAERKPIESWLTDMDGVLMHEGVPVPGADAFIKRLRESGKPFLVLTNNSIYTPRDLQARLSRIGLEVPYESIWTSALATAKFMDSQRPNGTAYVIGEAGLTTALHDIGYILTDHSPDYVVLGETRTYSFEAITKAIRLINNGAAFIATNPDETGPSNEGPLPATGSVAALITKATGRAPYFVGKPNPLMMRHGLNAIGAHSETSAMIGDRMDTDVLAGLEAGMETFLVLTGLTGPGDIDKHPFKPSHVVDSIADLVQLV, via the coding sequence GTGGCAGAGCGCAAGCCGATCGAGTCATGGCTCACCGACATGGACGGTGTGCTGATGCACGAAGGTGTGCCGGTCCCCGGCGCCGACGCCTTCATCAAACGGCTGCGGGAGTCGGGCAAACCCTTCCTCGTGCTCACCAACAACTCCATCTACACCCCCCGCGACCTGCAGGCCCGGCTCTCCCGCATCGGCCTCGAAGTGCCGTACGAGTCGATCTGGACCTCGGCGCTGGCCACCGCGAAGTTCATGGACAGCCAGCGGCCGAACGGCACCGCGTACGTGATCGGCGAGGCCGGGCTCACCACAGCCCTGCACGACATCGGCTACATCCTCACCGACCACTCGCCGGACTACGTCGTCCTCGGCGAGACCCGCACCTACAGCTTCGAGGCGATCACCAAGGCCATCCGGCTCATCAACAACGGCGCCGCCTTCATCGCCACCAACCCCGACGAGACCGGCCCCTCCAACGAGGGCCCGCTGCCCGCGACCGGCTCGGTGGCCGCGCTCATCACGAAGGCCACCGGCCGGGCGCCGTACTTCGTCGGCAAGCCCAACCCGCTGATGATGCGGCACGGCCTGAACGCCATCGGCGCGCACTCCGAGACCTCCGCCATGATCGGCGACCGGATGGACACCGACGTGCTGGCCGGCCTGGAGGCCGGGATGGAGACCTTCCTCGTGCTCACCGGCCTGACCGGGCCCGGCGACATCGACAAGCACCCCTTCAAGCCGTCGCACGTCGTGGACTCCATCGCCGACCTCGTCCAGCTCGTGTAG
- a CDS encoding alkaline phosphatase family protein, with product MSELSRRSLLIGATAGLAGAALAAGPLAAVAGAAARTPKVLVIGLDGAGRLDRVRDADTPVLDSLMAAGITAPTSLYASPMARTESAPGWSTLLTGVWPDKHGVQDNSFTGADYGSYPDFLTRAERARAALRTYAVASWAPITERILSAEVDTRVATPSAEYDKGTTARAVAQLKDGNPDAVFVQLDNVDHAGHASGAASQAYLDALRTADAQVGEMLTAVKSRAAYATEDWLVLISADHGHTDAGGHGGNSWGERQTFVLASGGGLPARTVREDVRLVDVAATALRHLGVTPAPAWQLDGRPLQASVADDFDVLRPKLTGPVDETGVGAGVLGFTRTPPPGWSVDNSAMGGGGITEWRGWSFTTDEFWTKAAPGQQRESNVRARGVFAVADGDEWSDAATTGTFDSTLVSPAWPVSGGARATLAFSSHYLQEGSQRAEVLVSYDDGAPAVVRTCTADAVARAEAIALDVPSGARTVRVRFRYTGGNNWYWAVDGVKVTSG from the coding sequence TTGTCCGAGCTCAGCAGACGATCCCTGCTCATCGGCGCCACCGCAGGGCTGGCCGGCGCCGCGCTGGCCGCCGGGCCGCTCGCCGCCGTCGCCGGTGCCGCGGCCCGCACCCCCAAGGTCCTGGTCATCGGCCTGGACGGGGCCGGCCGGCTGGACCGCGTACGGGACGCCGACACCCCTGTCCTCGACTCCCTCATGGCCGCCGGGATCACCGCACCCACCAGCCTCTACGCGAGCCCGATGGCCCGCACCGAGTCGGCGCCCGGCTGGTCGACGCTGCTCACCGGCGTCTGGCCCGACAAGCACGGCGTCCAGGACAACAGCTTCACCGGCGCGGACTACGGCAGTTACCCCGACTTCCTCACCCGCGCCGAACGCGCACGCGCCGCCCTGCGCACGTACGCCGTCGCCTCCTGGGCACCGATCACCGAGCGGATCCTCTCCGCCGAGGTCGACACCCGCGTCGCGACCCCGTCGGCGGAGTACGACAAGGGCACCACGGCCCGGGCCGTCGCCCAGCTGAAGGACGGAAACCCGGACGCGGTCTTCGTCCAGCTCGACAACGTCGACCACGCCGGCCACGCGTCCGGCGCCGCGAGCCAGGCGTACCTGGACGCGCTCCGCACCGCGGACGCCCAGGTCGGCGAGATGCTCACGGCCGTGAAGTCCCGTGCCGCGTACGCCACCGAGGACTGGCTGGTCCTGATCAGCGCCGACCACGGCCACACCGACGCCGGCGGCCACGGTGGGAACAGCTGGGGCGAGCGGCAGACCTTCGTCCTGGCCTCCGGCGGCGGGCTGCCGGCCCGCACGGTCCGCGAGGACGTACGGCTCGTCGACGTGGCCGCCACCGCCCTGCGCCACCTCGGCGTCACCCCCGCCCCCGCCTGGCAGCTGGACGGCCGCCCCCTGCAGGCCTCCGTCGCCGACGACTTCGACGTGCTGCGGCCGAAGCTGACCGGACCCGTCGACGAGACCGGCGTCGGCGCCGGTGTACTCGGCTTCACCCGCACCCCGCCGCCCGGCTGGTCCGTCGACAACTCCGCGATGGGCGGCGGCGGGATCACCGAGTGGCGTGGCTGGTCCTTCACCACCGACGAGTTCTGGACCAAGGCCGCCCCCGGCCAGCAGCGCGAGTCCAACGTCCGGGCGCGCGGCGTCTTCGCGGTCGCCGACGGCGACGAGTGGTCCGACGCGGCCACCACCGGCACCTTCGACTCCACGCTGGTCAGCCCGGCCTGGCCGGTCAGCGGCGGCGCGCGGGCCACCCTCGCCTTCTCCTCCCACTACCTCCAGGAGGGCTCGCAGCGGGCCGAGGTGCTGGTCTCGTACGACGACGGCGCCCCGGCCGTCGTCCGCACCTGCACCGCGGACGCCGTCGCCCGGGCCGAGGCCATCGCCCTGGACGTGCCCTCCGGCGCGCGGACCGTACGGGTCCGCTTCCGCTACACCGGAGGCAACAACTGGTACTGGGCGGTCGACGGGGTCAAGGTCACGTCCGGCTGA
- a CDS encoding 2-aminoethylphosphonate ABC transporter substrate-binding protein, translating to MRCHPYLKPVAATVSVLALGAGLTACGSTAADPNAKEVTVYSADGLKGEKGDGFYDKVFKDFEKKTGIKVNYVEAGSGAAVQRLAREKMNTQADVVVTLPPFIQQADGKGLLQKYEPKGYDKVAAADRDPGGKWTSVVNNYFCFIYNKKQLKTPPESWQDLLDPKYRNKLQYSTPGVAGDGTAVVIKAMHDLGGTDQAMDYFKKLQANNVGPSSSTGQLAPKTAKGELLIANGDVQMNFATMKSMPDQGIFFPAAKKGGKPSTFALPYAAGLVKNAPHTENGKKFLDYLLSPEVQQEVSSVGGGFAARQDVKATDENARKLAEIMKGVEIFEPDWQDIDKNLDTYIDAWKSATGS from the coding sequence ATGCGCTGCCACCCGTACCTCAAGCCGGTCGCCGCGACCGTCTCCGTCCTGGCGCTCGGTGCCGGACTGACGGCCTGCGGCTCCACCGCCGCCGACCCGAACGCCAAGGAAGTCACCGTCTACAGCGCCGACGGCCTGAAGGGCGAGAAGGGCGACGGGTTCTACGACAAGGTCTTCAAGGACTTCGAGAAGAAGACCGGCATCAAGGTCAACTACGTGGAGGCCGGCTCCGGCGCGGCCGTCCAGCGGCTCGCCCGCGAGAAGATGAACACCCAGGCCGACGTGGTCGTCACCCTCCCGCCGTTCATCCAGCAGGCGGACGGCAAGGGCCTGCTGCAGAAGTACGAGCCCAAGGGGTACGACAAGGTGGCCGCCGCCGACCGGGACCCGGGCGGCAAGTGGACCTCCGTCGTCAACAACTACTTCTGCTTCATCTACAACAAGAAGCAGCTCAAGACGCCGCCGGAGAGCTGGCAGGACCTGCTGGACCCCAAGTACAGGAACAAGCTCCAGTACTCCACGCCGGGCGTCGCCGGGGACGGCACCGCCGTCGTCATCAAGGCCATGCACGACCTGGGTGGCACCGATCAGGCCATGGACTACTTCAAGAAGCTCCAGGCCAACAACGTCGGCCCGTCCTCCTCCACCGGACAGCTCGCGCCCAAGACCGCCAAGGGCGAGCTGCTCATCGCCAACGGCGACGTGCAGATGAACTTCGCCACCATGAAGTCCATGCCCGACCAGGGCATCTTCTTCCCGGCCGCCAAGAAGGGGGGCAAGCCCTCCACGTTCGCGCTGCCGTACGCGGCCGGGCTGGTGAAGAACGCCCCGCACACCGAGAACGGCAAGAAGTTCCTGGACTACCTGCTGAGCCCGGAGGTCCAGCAGGAGGTCTCCTCGGTCGGCGGCGGCTTCGCGGCCCGCCAGGACGTCAAGGCCACCGACGAGAACGCCCGGAAGCTCGCGGAGATCATGAAGGGCGTCGAGATCTTCGAGCCGGACTGGCAGGACATCGACAAGAACCTCGACACCTACATCGACGCCTGGAAGTCGGCCACCGGCAGCTGA
- a CDS encoding ABC transporter permease, producing MLVHSKKAKAAVWAGFLLLFLPLFALPFAVILAASFASTWSGALPSGPTPAHYQDMTKGDSLDALVTSLLTALAASLLALAAGTWAALAAQRLGGRGKKVIDTLFMLPVAVPSVAVGLSLLVAFSQPPLLLNGTRQIVIIAHTVLVTAFAHQSVSAALDRLDPAYEQSAAALGARPAYVLWRVKLPLLLPSLTAATGLCFALSMGELSATMMIYPPDWLPLPVQIFATTDRGALFSGAALAVALMAATLIVLFGVSRIRTRASYR from the coding sequence GTGCTCGTGCATAGCAAGAAAGCCAAGGCAGCCGTGTGGGCGGGCTTCCTGCTGCTCTTCCTGCCGCTGTTCGCGCTGCCGTTCGCCGTCATCCTGGCTGCGTCCTTCGCCTCCACCTGGAGCGGCGCGCTGCCCTCCGGGCCGACGCCGGCGCACTACCAGGACATGACCAAGGGCGACTCGCTGGACGCGCTGGTCACCAGCCTGCTGACCGCGCTCGCCGCGAGCCTGCTGGCGCTGGCCGCCGGGACCTGGGCGGCGCTGGCCGCGCAGCGCCTGGGCGGCCGGGGCAAGAAGGTCATCGACACCCTCTTCATGCTGCCGGTGGCGGTGCCCTCCGTCGCCGTCGGCCTCTCCCTGCTGGTCGCCTTCTCGCAGCCGCCGCTGCTGCTCAACGGCACCCGGCAGATCGTGATCATCGCCCATACGGTGCTGGTCACCGCGTTCGCCCACCAGTCGGTGAGCGCGGCGCTGGACCGGCTGGACCCCGCGTACGAGCAGAGCGCCGCGGCCCTCGGGGCCCGCCCGGCGTACGTGCTGTGGCGGGTCAAGCTGCCGCTGCTGCTGCCCTCGCTGACGGCCGCCACCGGGCTCTGCTTCGCGCTGTCCATGGGCGAGCTGAGCGCCACGATGATGATCTATCCGCCCGACTGGCTGCCGCTGCCGGTCCAGATCTTCGCCACCACCGACCGGGGCGCCCTCTTCAGCGGCGCCGCCCTCGCGGTGGCCCTGATGGCCGCGACGCTGATCGTGCTCTTCGGCGTCTCCCGCATCCGTACCAGAGCCTCCTACCGCTGA
- a CDS encoding 2-aminoethylphosphonate ABC transporter permease subunit, with protein MASLTQRARLGAPARTRVRALPRGLWALPPVAALALVFLYPLALLVRQSFTPDEGGPMTAAYSEVLAAASFQDALVNTVLIAAGATAGCLLLGFVLALVVAFVPFPGARALGRFIDIFLAFPSFLITLALLFVYGSTGVANGLWTSATGAGSGPFDFLHTPWGVLLAEITYFTPFVMRPLLAAFSQVETGQLEAAASLGARPWRIVRTVILPEALPSLAAGGALVLVMCLNEFGIVLFTGAKDVVTLPVLVYTKAILDGDYTGACVVAVVNIALSVALYAGYRALVARTGREGGPRRARA; from the coding sequence ATGGCTAGCCTCACCCAGCGGGCGCGCCTCGGCGCCCCGGCCCGGACGCGGGTCCGCGCGCTGCCGCGCGGCCTGTGGGCCCTCCCGCCCGTCGCCGCCCTCGCGCTGGTCTTCCTCTACCCGCTCGCCCTGCTGGTGCGGCAGTCGTTCACGCCGGACGAGGGCGGGCCGATGACCGCCGCGTACAGCGAGGTGCTGGCCGCGGCGTCCTTCCAGGACGCGCTGGTCAACACCGTGCTGATCGCGGCCGGGGCGACCGCCGGCTGTCTGCTGCTCGGCTTCGTCCTGGCGCTGGTCGTGGCCTTCGTGCCGTTCCCCGGCGCCCGCGCGCTCGGCCGGTTCATCGACATCTTCCTGGCCTTCCCGTCCTTCCTGATCACCCTCGCGCTGCTCTTCGTCTACGGCTCGACGGGCGTGGCCAACGGGCTGTGGACCTCGGCGACCGGCGCGGGGAGCGGCCCGTTCGACTTCCTGCACACGCCCTGGGGCGTACTGCTCGCGGAGATCACCTACTTCACGCCGTTCGTGATGCGCCCACTGCTGGCCGCGTTCTCGCAGGTGGAGACCGGGCAGCTGGAGGCCGCCGCGTCGCTCGGCGCCCGGCCGTGGCGGATCGTCCGCACGGTGATCCTGCCGGAGGCACTGCCCTCGCTCGCGGCGGGCGGCGCGCTCGTCCTGGTGATGTGCCTGAACGAGTTCGGGATCGTGCTCTTCACCGGCGCCAAGGACGTGGTCACGCTGCCGGTCCTCGTCTACACCAAGGCCATCCTCGACGGCGACTACACCGGCGCGTGCGTCGTCGCGGTCGTCAACATCGCACTGTCCGTCGCGCTGTACGCCGGCTACCGCGCGCTCGTGGCGCGCACCGGCCGCGAAGGAGGCCCCCGCCGTGCTCGTGCATAG
- a CDS encoding ABC transporter ATP-binding protein has product MTAPPDTAAATAAPVTARAASGIRFENVSVAYGSHTVLDGLDLTVEPGEVMALLGPSGSGKTTALRAVAGFVTPASGRVLIGGRDVTGLPPYKRGIGMVVQSYALFPHLRVADNVAFGLKAQKVPRGEIADRVTEALELTGMAGYARRYPRELSGGQQQRVAIARALAIRPGVLLLDEPLSALDAQLRSGMLAELARLHRELPDVSILYVTHDQVEALTLADRIAVMDRARLRDCGTPRELYRAPRTEFTASFVGNANLLPVTAGPGDSTVSFGDTELAVRGTEGVARCAAATLCVRPHLVGLGEGPNALRGRLAELQWRGATHRLSVEVAGHRVMADVRELRDAPAVGDEVTLHFAPEDAVLIPVGAGTDG; this is encoded by the coding sequence ATGACCGCCCCGCCTGACACGGCAGCCGCGACCGCAGCCCCGGTGACCGCGAGGGCCGCCTCCGGCATCCGCTTCGAGAACGTCTCCGTCGCGTACGGCTCGCACACCGTCCTGGACGGCCTCGACCTGACCGTCGAGCCGGGCGAGGTGATGGCCCTGCTCGGCCCGTCCGGGTCCGGCAAGACCACCGCGCTCCGGGCCGTCGCCGGGTTCGTGACACCGGCCTCGGGGCGGGTGTTGATCGGCGGCCGGGACGTCACCGGACTCCCGCCCTACAAGCGCGGCATCGGCATGGTCGTCCAGAGCTACGCGCTCTTCCCGCACCTGCGCGTCGCCGACAATGTCGCCTTCGGGCTGAAGGCGCAGAAGGTGCCGCGCGGCGAGATCGCCGACCGGGTCACCGAGGCATTGGAGCTGACCGGCATGGCCGGGTACGCCCGGCGCTACCCGCGCGAGCTCTCCGGCGGCCAGCAGCAGCGCGTCGCCATCGCCCGCGCGCTGGCCATCCGGCCCGGCGTGCTCCTCCTGGACGAGCCGCTCTCCGCGCTGGACGCGCAGCTGCGCTCCGGGATGCTGGCCGAACTGGCGCGGCTCCACCGCGAACTGCCCGACGTGTCGATCCTGTACGTCACCCACGACCAGGTCGAAGCGCTCACCCTCGCCGACCGGATCGCGGTCATGGACCGGGCGCGGCTGCGGGACTGCGGTACGCCGCGGGAGCTGTACCGGGCGCCGCGCACCGAGTTCACCGCCTCCTTCGTGGGCAACGCCAACCTGCTGCCGGTGACGGCCGGTCCCGGTGACTCCACCGTGTCCTTCGGGGACACCGAGCTGGCGGTGCGCGGCACGGAGGGCGTGGCGCGGTGCGCCGCGGCCACCCTGTGCGTACGGCCCCACCTGGTCGGGCTGGGGGAGGGACCGAACGCGCTGCGCGGCCGGCTCGCCGAACTCCAGTGGCGCGGCGCCACCCACCGGCTGTCCGTGGAGGTCGCGGGCCACCGGGTCATGGCCGACGTGCGTGAGCTGCGGGACGCGCCCGCGGTGGGCGACGAGGTGACGCTGCACTTCGCGCCCGAGGACGCGGTGCTGATACCGGTGGGGGCGGGTACCGATGGCTAG
- a CDS encoding phosphonatase-like hydrolase produces MVSHLTTNAADDQAIELVVLDMAGTTVADGGLVEQAFDAAARHLGVEPGTPDHAEKLAYVRATMGESKISVFRHLFGDEDKAQAANARFEEAYGELVDGGLIAPVPGAREAVEALQAAGITVVLSTGFARVTQDAILAALGWQDLVPLTLCPADAGGRGRPYPDMVLAALLRTGATDAVQKIAVAGDTSYDMLSGRRAGASVVAGVLTGAHDEDQLTAAGATHVLGSVAELPALLGVVRDDRPA; encoded by the coding sequence ATGGTGAGCCACTTGACCACGAACGCAGCAGACGACCAGGCCATCGAGCTGGTCGTGCTCGACATGGCCGGTACGACCGTCGCCGACGGCGGACTGGTCGAGCAGGCATTCGACGCGGCCGCGCGGCACCTCGGCGTCGAGCCGGGCACCCCCGACCACGCCGAGAAGCTCGCCTACGTGCGCGCCACCATGGGCGAGTCGAAGATCTCCGTCTTCCGGCACCTCTTCGGCGACGAGGACAAGGCGCAGGCCGCCAACGCCCGCTTCGAGGAGGCGTACGGCGAGCTGGTCGACGGCGGGCTGATCGCGCCCGTGCCCGGCGCCCGCGAGGCCGTCGAGGCGCTGCAGGCCGCGGGGATCACCGTCGTCCTGAGCACCGGCTTCGCCCGGGTCACCCAGGACGCGATCCTCGCCGCGCTCGGCTGGCAGGACCTCGTGCCGCTCACCCTCTGCCCGGCCGACGCCGGCGGGCGCGGCCGCCCGTACCCCGACATGGTGCTCGCCGCGCTGCTGCGCACCGGCGCCACCGACGCCGTGCAGAAGATCGCGGTGGCGGGTGACACCTCGTACGACATGCTGTCCGGCCGCCGGGCCGGGGCGTCCGTCGTCGCCGGGGTGCTCACCGGCGCCCACGACGAGGACCAGCTGACGGCCGCGGGCGCCACCCACGTCCTCGGCTCGGTCGCCGAACTGCCCGCCCTGCTGGGAGTGGTACGCGATGACCGCCCCGCCTGA
- a CDS encoding TIGR03364 family FAD-dependent oxidoreductase, whose translation MRVIVVGAGVLGTMHAWHAVERGHEVVHIEREAEARGASVRNFGQIWVSGRAGGEELDTALRARELWEGIGARVPGLGFRAIGSLTVVKNEAERAVAEAATRRPDAAARGYELLGAEEARALNPALRGDFLGALWCERDAAVEPRVAQRELKQALLASGRYTYLGGREVRDVVGEAAVRDDHGDVHRGDAVVLCTGAWLSGLVRELVPDLPVRRVRLQMMQTDPLGEPLTTSVADADSFRYYPAYGSEALDALNAGQAQAPTAAAHKMQLLTVQRADGGLTIGDTHEYETPFAFDTVEEPYEHLTGVVESILGRPLPRIRHRWAGVYAQCTDTGRVVHREQASDGVWLVTGPGGRGMTCSPAIAEKTANELGW comes from the coding sequence ATGCGAGTCATAGTTGTCGGAGCCGGCGTGCTGGGGACCATGCACGCCTGGCATGCAGTCGAACGCGGCCACGAGGTCGTCCACATCGAGCGGGAGGCCGAGGCCCGCGGCGCCTCGGTACGGAACTTCGGGCAGATCTGGGTCAGCGGCCGCGCGGGCGGCGAGGAGCTGGACACCGCGCTGCGCGCCCGCGAGCTGTGGGAGGGGATCGGCGCCCGGGTGCCGGGCCTCGGCTTCCGCGCCATCGGCTCGCTGACCGTCGTGAAGAACGAGGCTGAACGGGCCGTCGCCGAGGCCGCCACCCGCCGCCCGGACGCTGCCGCACGCGGCTACGAGCTGCTGGGCGCCGAGGAGGCCCGTGCGCTCAACCCCGCGCTGCGCGGCGACTTCCTCGGCGCCCTGTGGTGCGAGCGCGACGCCGCCGTCGAACCCCGCGTCGCCCAGCGCGAGCTGAAGCAGGCGCTGCTCGCCTCCGGCCGCTACACCTACCTCGGCGGGCGCGAGGTCCGCGACGTGGTGGGCGAGGCCGCCGTACGGGACGACCACGGCGACGTCCACCGCGGCGACGCCGTCGTGCTGTGCACCGGCGCCTGGCTGAGCGGCCTGGTCCGCGAGCTCGTACCGGACCTGCCCGTCCGCCGCGTACGGCTGCAGATGATGCAGACCGACCCGCTCGGCGAGCCGCTGACCACCTCCGTCGCCGACGCGGACAGCTTCCGCTACTACCCGGCGTACGGCAGCGAGGCGCTGGACGCGCTGAACGCCGGCCAGGCGCAGGCGCCCACCGCCGCCGCGCACAAGATGCAGCTCCTGACGGTGCAGCGCGCGGACGGCGGGCTGACCATCGGCGACACGCACGAGTACGAGACGCCGTTCGCCTTCGACACGGTCGAGGAGCCCTACGAGCACCTCACCGGCGTCGTCGAATCGATCCTCGGCCGGCCGCTGCCGCGCATCCGGCACCGCTGGGCCGGGGTGTACGCGCAGTGCACGGACACCGGCCGGGTCGTGCACCGGGAGCAGGCGAGCGACGGCGTGTGGCTGGTCACCGGGCCCGGCGGGCGCGGCATGACCTGCTCCCCGGCGATCGCCGAGAAGACCGCGAACGAACTGGGATGGTGA
- a CDS encoding GntR family transcriptional regulator, protein MDYPNEQAPGAPIRAGIPEHGRIPKYYAAKVRIAELLDELGEGETLPTERDLALRFEVSRETLRQALRELVLEGRIRRLGRGTVVAGPKLEQPLALASYTEGVRKQGRRPGRNLIGLDRFPCNAALAADLGLPVGEPVWHMERVLLADDERVGLESTYVAVERVPRLDADFEPDSSFYAYLHDRLGIGFGDADERLETVLATPREALLIGTPGALPMLLIHRISRDVGGRPLERVRTLFRGDRFSFTTRLGGAP, encoded by the coding sequence GTGGACTACCCGAACGAGCAGGCGCCCGGAGCGCCGATCAGGGCCGGCATCCCCGAGCACGGCCGCATCCCCAAGTACTACGCGGCGAAGGTGCGGATCGCCGAGCTGCTGGACGAGCTGGGCGAGGGGGAGACGCTGCCGACCGAGCGCGATCTCGCGCTGCGGTTCGAGGTCTCACGGGAGACGCTGCGGCAGGCGCTGCGCGAGCTGGTCCTCGAAGGCCGCATCCGCCGTCTCGGCCGCGGCACGGTCGTGGCCGGGCCCAAGCTCGAACAGCCGCTGGCGCTGGCGAGTTACACGGAGGGCGTACGCAAGCAGGGCCGCCGGCCGGGGCGGAACCTGATCGGTCTCGACCGCTTCCCGTGCAATGCGGCGCTCGCCGCGGACCTCGGGCTGCCGGTCGGCGAGCCGGTGTGGCACATGGAGCGCGTGCTGCTCGCGGACGACGAGCGGGTCGGGCTGGAGAGTACGTACGTCGCCGTGGAGCGGGTGCCGCGGCTGGATGCCGACTTCGAGCCGGACTCCTCCTTCTACGCCTACCTGCACGACCGGCTCGGCATCGGTTTCGGTGACGCGGACGAGCGGCTGGAGACGGTGCTGGCGACGCCGCGCGAGGCGCTGCTGATCGGGACGCCGGGGGCGTTGCCGATGCTGCTGATCCATCGGATCAGCCGCGATGTGGGCGGGCGCCCTCTGGAGCGGGTGCGGACGCTGTTCCGCGGCGACCGGTTCTCGTTCACGACGCGGCTCGGCGGCGCCCCGTAA
- a CDS encoding ROK family transcriptional regulator, with protein MPVSGPARPAPGGANLPLLRGHNAAVLLGLLRAAGEGGVSRLELAERSGLTPQAVSKITARLREEGLVTEAGRRASTGGKPRTVLRLVPGARHAIGLHLDRDESVAVLADLTGEPVAVRRAPLDLGAGAPEVLAAAAAQVAEVRAAAPEAQVIGAGVACPGPLDHRTGVLHRVTGLPQWDGYPLRDALAERLGLPVVLDKDTNAAAHGLAQHARGAGSFGYLHLGTGLGAGLVLGGAVHRGARTGAGEFGHQVVQLDGPPCGCGKRGCIEALCLAAVAAGDSPTAARVLGVGAANLVELLDVDRVLLGGRTVLADPGTYVSGVAASLDGQLRAHGAGGARTVPVEAAPGGPDAVALGAAHLVLATLFASPRGTLGSARA; from the coding sequence CTGCCCGTTTCCGGCCCGGCCCGGCCGGCGCCCGGCGGCGCCAACCTGCCCCTGCTCCGCGGGCACAACGCGGCCGTGCTGCTCGGACTGCTGCGCGCGGCGGGTGAGGGCGGCGTCAGCCGGCTGGAGCTGGCCGAGCGCAGCGGGCTCACCCCGCAGGCGGTCAGCAAGATCACCGCACGGCTGCGCGAGGAAGGGCTCGTCACCGAAGCCGGCCGGCGCGCCTCCACCGGCGGCAAGCCCCGTACGGTCCTGCGGCTGGTGCCCGGCGCCCGGCACGCGATCGGGCTGCACCTGGACCGGGACGAGAGCGTCGCGGTCCTCGCCGACCTGACGGGCGAGCCGGTCGCGGTACGGCGCGCACCGCTCGACCTGGGCGCCGGAGCCCCCGAGGTGCTGGCGGCGGCCGCGGCCCAGGTCGCCGAGGTGCGCGCCGCCGCGCCCGAGGCGCAGGTGATCGGCGCCGGCGTGGCCTGCCCCGGGCCACTGGACCACCGTACGGGCGTCCTGCACCGGGTCACCGGCCTCCCGCAGTGGGACGGCTACCCGCTGCGCGACGCGCTCGCCGAACGGCTCGGGCTGCCGGTCGTACTGGACAAGGACACCAACGCGGCGGCGCACGGCCTGGCGCAGCACGCCCGCGGCGCCGGGTCGTTCGGCTATCTGCACCTGGGCACGGGGCTGGGCGCCGGACTGGTGCTCGGCGGCGCGGTGCACCGCGGGGCCAGGACCGGAGCGGGCGAGTTCGGGCACCAGGTGGTGCAGCTGGACGGGCCGCCGTGCGGCTGCGGCAAGCGCGGGTGCATCGAGGCGCTGTGCCTGGCCGCGGTGGCCGCCGGGGACTCGCCCACGGCGGCCCGGGTGCTCGGCGTGGGTGCCGCCAACCTCGTCGAGCTGCTGGACGTCGACCGGGTCCTGCTGGGCGGCCGTACGGTGCTGGCCGACCCCGGTACGTACGTGAGCGGGGTCGCCGCCTCGCTCGACGGCCAGCTGCGCGCGCACGGTGCCGGCGGGGCCCGTACGGTGCCGGTCGAGGCCGCGCCCGGCGGCCCGGACGCGGTCGCGCTCGGCGCGGCCCATCTGGTGCTGGCCACGCTCTTCGCTTCTCCCCGCGGGACGTTGGGGAGCGCGCGGGCCTGA